The Paraburkholderia acidisoli genome contains a region encoding:
- a CDS encoding nitroreductase family protein, producing the protein MTKHKPAPTAVPIHELIAGRWSPRAYSSEPVSREALHAVIEAARWAPSGYNLQPWRFIVFDRSADEAAFKRAFNTLVPFNQQWNAPAPVLIAVTAQTLTAKGDVNRTAQYDAGAAAMSLVLQAHALGLAAHQMSGFDVNAFRTEFALPNDVEPLAIISIGHYGDMDKLEPVLRDREKAERARANVGEIAFENAWKQPFKG; encoded by the coding sequence ATGACGAAGCACAAACCCGCACCAACCGCTGTGCCCATCCATGAACTGATCGCCGGCCGCTGGAGCCCGCGCGCGTATTCGAGCGAACCCGTGAGCCGCGAGGCGCTGCACGCGGTGATCGAGGCGGCGCGCTGGGCGCCGTCGGGCTATAACCTGCAGCCGTGGCGCTTCATCGTGTTCGACCGCTCGGCCGACGAAGCCGCGTTCAAGCGCGCCTTCAACACGCTCGTGCCGTTCAACCAGCAGTGGAACGCGCCCGCACCGGTGCTGATCGCCGTCACGGCCCAGACGCTCACCGCGAAGGGCGACGTGAACCGCACCGCGCAATACGACGCGGGCGCGGCGGCCATGTCGCTCGTCTTGCAGGCGCATGCACTCGGTCTCGCCGCGCACCAGATGAGCGGTTTCGACGTGAACGCCTTCCGCACCGAATTCGCCCTGCCGAACGACGTGGAGCCGCTCGCGATCATCTCGATCGGCCACTACGGCGACATGGACAAGCTCGAACCCGTGCTGCGCGACCGCGAGAAAGCGGAACGCGCGCGCGCGAACGTCGGCGAAATCGCTTTCGAGAACGCCTGGAAGCAGCCTTTCAAGGGCTGA
- a CDS encoding MFS transporter — protein sequence MNWAARRLGGRFHYGWVVVAVVFFVLLAAAGTRATPSVMMIPLEHQFGWSRATISLAISVNIALYGLMGPFAAAAMQRFGVRPTLLTALVTMAAGVALSSMMTHPWQMILVWGVMVGGATGVAALSLSATIVTRWFTTHRGLAMGILTASSATGQLVFLPFLAAIAEKYGWQPVVFVVAAALAVVVLPVILLLPERPANLSLRPFGEAHDAPVAPPAPQQNPLKIAFDALFSASKTRDFWLLFFSFFICGASTNGYVGTHLIAMCGDYGMTEVQGASLLATMGIFDLFGTTLSGWLSDRFNSRVLLFWYYGLRGLSLIYLPHAFGIDFFGLPVFAVFYGLDWIATVPPTVRLATDVYGKERAPIVFGWVVAGHQLGAAFAAYGAGLLRSSLGTYTVASMISGGLCLVAALLVLRINRRPRAVGVQPAA from the coding sequence ATGAACTGGGCAGCAAGACGGTTGGGTGGGCGCTTCCATTACGGCTGGGTCGTCGTGGCGGTGGTCTTCTTCGTGCTGCTGGCGGCGGCCGGCACGCGCGCCACGCCGAGCGTGATGATGATTCCGCTCGAACACCAGTTCGGCTGGAGCCGCGCGACCATTTCGCTCGCGATCTCCGTGAATATCGCGCTCTATGGCTTGATGGGCCCGTTCGCGGCGGCGGCCATGCAGCGCTTCGGCGTGCGGCCCACGCTGCTCACGGCGCTCGTGACGATGGCGGCGGGCGTCGCGCTCTCGTCGATGATGACGCATCCGTGGCAGATGATCCTCGTGTGGGGCGTGATGGTCGGCGGCGCCACGGGCGTGGCCGCGCTGTCGCTCTCGGCCACCATCGTCACGCGCTGGTTCACCACGCATCGCGGCCTCGCGATGGGCATCCTCACCGCGAGTTCGGCCACGGGGCAGCTCGTGTTCCTGCCGTTCCTCGCCGCCATCGCCGAAAAATACGGCTGGCAGCCGGTCGTGTTCGTGGTGGCCGCGGCGCTCGCCGTCGTGGTGCTGCCGGTGATCCTCCTGTTGCCCGAGCGGCCCGCGAACCTGAGCCTGCGCCCGTTCGGCGAGGCGCACGATGCCCCGGTCGCGCCGCCCGCGCCGCAGCAAAATCCGCTCAAGATCGCCTTCGACGCACTGTTTTCGGCGAGCAAGACCCGCGACTTCTGGCTCCTGTTCTTCAGCTTCTTCATTTGCGGCGCCAGCACCAACGGCTACGTGGGCACGCACCTGATCGCCATGTGCGGCGATTACGGCATGACCGAAGTGCAGGGCGCCTCGCTGCTCGCGACGATGGGCATCTTCGACCTGTTCGGCACCACGCTCTCGGGCTGGCTCTCGGACCGCTTCAACAGCCGCGTGCTGCTGTTCTGGTACTACGGGCTGCGCGGCCTCTCGCTCATCTATCTGCCGCACGCGTTCGGCATCGACTTTTTCGGTCTGCCGGTCTTCGCGGTGTTCTACGGCCTCGACTGGATCGCGACCGTGCCGCCCACCGTGCGTCTCGCCACCGACGTCTACGGCAAGGAGCGCGCGCCCATCGTGTTCGGCTGGGTCGTGGCGGGGCATCAACTGGGCGCGGCCTTCGCCGCGTATGGCGCGGGCCTGCTGCGTTCGAGCCTCGGCACCTACACGGTGGCGTCGATGATCTCGGGTGGTTTGTGTCTCGTGGCGGCGCTGCTCGTGCTGCGTATCAATCGGCGTCCGCGCGCCGTGGGGGTGCAGCCGGCGGCTTGA
- a CDS encoding TetR/AcrR family transcriptional regulator, producing MNHKRHDDTPAPAAKRAHTAGASARELLLRAADDLFYLEGVRAVGIEAVVERAGVNKMSLYRQFASKDDLVVAYLERYDARFFVRFDESLAKHPGKPAKQLLQYFEDLAQRASQPGYRGCPFVNVATEFPDASHPARLSVSAHKSKLMARLTALAQEAGADDPAALADQLALLIEGIYAASQTYGPGCGRIAAAPRTARVLIESACPAVAV from the coding sequence ATGAACCACAAACGTCACGACGATACGCCCGCACCCGCCGCCAAACGGGCGCACACCGCCGGCGCGAGCGCGCGCGAACTGCTGCTGCGCGCCGCCGACGACCTGTTCTATCTCGAAGGCGTGCGCGCCGTCGGCATCGAGGCCGTGGTCGAGCGCGCGGGCGTCAACAAGATGAGCCTGTACCGCCAGTTCGCGTCGAAAGACGATCTCGTGGTCGCGTATCTGGAACGCTACGACGCGCGCTTCTTCGTGCGTTTCGACGAGAGTCTGGCAAAACATCCGGGCAAGCCGGCAAAACAGCTGCTGCAATATTTCGAAGATCTGGCGCAGCGCGCCTCGCAGCCGGGCTACCGCGGTTGCCCGTTCGTGAACGTGGCGACCGAATTCCCCGACGCTTCGCATCCCGCGCGGCTCAGCGTGAGCGCGCACAAGTCGAAGCTGATGGCGCGGCTTACCGCCCTTGCACAGGAGGCCGGCGCCGACGACCCGGCCGCGCTCGCCGATCAATTGGCGCTGTTGATCGAAGGCATTTACGCCGCGAGCCAGACCTACGGCCCCGGTTGCGGGCGCATTGCCGCCGCGCCGCGCACGGCGCGGGTGTTGATCGAATCGGCGTGCCCGGCGGTGGCCGTTTGA